The stretch of DNA CCGTCCCGGTTGACCCACCTTGCAAAAAGAGGGAGCTTGCCCTCACGAAGGAGATTCAATGCATTTCGCTACTCAACCAGCAAGATAGCTAAACCAGTTATTAATCCCCTGAAATGAAAAAATGTGGGTAATGGTTAGCTCAAGGGAGGGATGGAGGCAGGGTCGCTCCGAACTTTTTTGTAAGTCGGGGATTTTATTGAATTACAAAAGCCCCACAGGGGCGATCTGTTTATAGTAGATCCATGTTCTTTTTATTAACCTGGCCTCAGAGGAGCCGGCCTGTTGGTAGACAGGTCGCCCCACCAGGGCTATAGAAAAGGAGAAGGAATATTCTTCCTATAAACAGGCTGCCCCTCCGGGGCTTACCCAGGTTATTGGATTTAAAATTTAATAGGTTCAAGTTAAAAACTGCAAAAATTATAGAGTCCCACTTTTTCAAGTTGAGAAGGATACTTTAAGAGGGTCCTTGCCGATAACCCATGAAGTCATTGGGTACGGAGAGGAGGAGAGCTATGCGTCCCCTGGCTTCTCTGGGGACTTCGGCTTACCTCACTTTTTGTAAAGACAGGTCTGGTATTAACTTGAAAAGATAGGACTTTTACTTATTGACGAGACCTTATGGCGCTCAAGAAGGTGGTTTCCCTGGGTGGAAGCTCAGGTCCTCGATTGGTGTTTGAGAGTATCGGATCTTTCCCGGATATTCAGCTTACAGCCATCGTTGCCACAACAGATACCGGAAGCAGTACGGGGATCATCCGTAAGAATTTTTCCATTCCCGCTCCAGGGGATCTGCGGGCCACCCTGGCCCTCATGGCGGATCCTCCGGAGGCTTATAAACTTTTAAAAGAATTGTTTGAATATCGGCTTCAGCCGAGTCTTTCAACGGACCTTAGGAACATGGCCTTCGGGAATCTCTTTATTACAGCCTTAGCCGAGTTGTTGGGAGATTTTGATGGGGCTATTCAATGGCTGCATCAGTTCTTACAAGTCCGGGGAAAGGTTTTACCCGTTTCCCTTCAAAGCACCCATATTTGTGCCGAGTTGGAAGACGGGTCTATTGTAAAGGGAGAGTACTCCATCCGACAACCCCACAAACCTCCCATTAAAAGAATCTTCTTGGAAGATCCGGAGGCTAAAGCAAACCCGGCTTGCCTTGAAGCTTTACATACGGCCGATCTTATCGTAATAGGCCCCGGCTGTCTTTATACCAGTCAGATCGCCTGTCTGGTTTTTCCTGGGATCGTAGAAGCCATTCAAAAATCTTCCGCCAAAAAGGTTTACATTTGTAATACAACGACCTATCCGGGTCAGACCGATGGATTTACCTGCTTACGTCATGTGGAAGAAATTATGGCCTACCTTGGGAAGAATGTTCTGCACTATGCCCTCATCAACCAGGGAACCCCTTCCCAAGAGGTCCTGGACTTATATGCACAGGAGGGTTGTATGTTTATGGATTTAACGCCGGAAATGCGAGATCAAATTCAGAAGTTAAATATCCGTATCTTGAGTGGTTATCTCTTAGAACCTGAGAGAAAAGAGAAAAGAAAGCTTCACAAGTTGGATACCATCCGGCTGGATCCTGGGAAGGTTGGGTTACTCTTATATCAGATCCTAACCTGTAAAGAATAATCAGAACCAGCGCTTCTTATCTACGATATTCTTTAAAGGTTCACCTCCCATAAACCGTTGAAGGTTTTCTTTTACAACGTGGATTCGGCGCTCTGCCGTATGAGGGTCTTCTCCTGCAGTATGGGGAGTTATAATGACATTTTCCATGCCCCAAAGGGGATGGTGAGAAGGGAGAGGTTCGATTTCAAAGACATCCAATCCTGCACCGGCAATTTCACCGTTCTGCAAGGCTGTAGTTAAGGCCGCCAAATCCACCACCACCCCGCGCCCCACATTGATAAAGTAAGCGGTTTTCTTCATCTGCCTGAACTGGGCCATACCGATCATTTTAACCGTCTCGGGGGTTTGCGGTACACACACTACGACAAAATCGGACTCTGCTAAGAGCCTGCTTAATTTATCGAGTCCCCACAACGCCTTAACAAATCTGGGTTTTCTTTTCTTGATGGCATCGACCGCAAGGACCCGCATCCCGGAAGTTGCTCCCCGTCTGGCCACCTCCGTTCCGATTCCACCCAACCCGATAATCCCTAAGGTCTGGTCCGCCAGATGGATGACAGGGACACCCCCCTGCCATTTTCGTTGGAGTTGCCGTCGGAGGTAAATATGAAACCCACGGGCAAAACACAGAATATATCCCATGACATGATCTGCAATATGATCGCTGTAAATCCCTTGCATATTGGTGAGAATCACGTCACTTTCTACCAATGCGGGGAACATATAGTGTTCAAGCCCCGCAATAGGCGTTTGAATCCACCTCAATTTTTTCGCCTTTGCCAAAAGGGCCGGTGTAATGGTTCCATACATGGCATCTACCTCGTCCATAACCTCAAGCGCTTTCTCTTCTTCCTGGATATTCAAAACTTCAACCTCCTTTGAAACGGATTGGATCTCTTGAAGGGATTTCTCATCTATTGCGGGATAAATCAGGAATTTCATAAGGTATACTCCTTTTAGAAGTGATCTTTTAAAGTCAAAGATTTTATATTAACTTTAAATGGGGAGATATGGAGCGTCAAGGATTTTATCCACCGGAAAGTCATTATTTTTTCTTTTATGGGACCCTATGTCGGAGGGGTTCCAATTTCAAAAAGTACGCCTACGACGCCTTAACCATTCAAGAAGCCAGAACTTTAGGAGAACTTTATCGCCTTCCCCAGGGGTATCCGGTCCTGCTGCCAGGTTCTACAGGATATGTTTACGGTGAAGTCATGACCTTTCCAGATACCCGGAAAACCCTGGAACGATTGGACGAGTTGGAGGAATATAATGAGAAAGATCCTGAAGGAAGCTATTACCTTCGGGTTTTAAAGGACGTTGAGATTTTGGAAACCGGCGAACACCTCCAGGCCTGGTGCTATCTGTTTCCGGAGAGTCGTCGTAGAGAGCTGGAAAAGATTGCTGTCAGGCTTCCTACGGGATATTGGGATCCAACCGAACTTTAGGGCTCTTTCTTTATCGAACCCTCCGTCTCAACACCCGACTGAGAACTTCTTTAGCAGCACGTTCACCGGATTCAGTAGCTCCGTTCATAAATCCTTGAAAATCAAGACTTGTATGTTCTCCGGCAAAGTGGAGGCCCTTAACCGGTTCCATTTCGGCTCCTGCCAGGGTGGTATATTGACCCGGTCTATAGCAGGCATAACTTCCTTCAACGAAAGGCGCCGTCGGCCAGTGGTAACGGGCAGCTTGCCCGGTATAAGCCGTCGTGGCTCCGGGGAAAATTTTGTTGATCTGGGAAACGAAATCGGCAGCTTGTTCCTGAGGAGTCCCCTTACCGACCGTAATTCCACGCTTTCCTCCCACGAAGTTTGTCAGAATTCCATGTTTACCGGCCTGTCCACGGCTTGTGTCCCAAGAGGATTGATAACTCAGATCTGAAAAAGTACTGCCGTTACTTCCGGCCATCTGCCAGATCCGTTGGGAAAAGCCTGCAATAATCTTCGCATTGGTACCATAGCCCAGGGTCTCTATAGCCAGTCGCTTAACCGGAGGGAGTGGGACCTGGATGTTAACCTGCCGAAGCATGGTAAAAGGGATGGCCAGAACCACCTCGTCGGCTGTAATATCTTTGGCCTTACCGGCCTGGTTAACCGTCAAGCGATAAGTCCCATTGGCAAGCTGTCGGATGGCTTCCAGGCGAGTTTCAAACTCGATGGGTCGCCGAAGTCGCTGGGCAAGTTGCTTTGGTACACTATCATTACCTTCGGCGATATGGAAGCGCTCATCACTTTCCCCGAAGAGTTTGAAGTGATCTGGATCGGTTCCGATCAAAAAGAGTAAATTCAGAGCACTTTGTTCATCCACTTCAAGGCCGTATTCCCCCAGATAGGCTACTTCCAGTAAAGATCCAATGACCCCGGTTACACCCCGTGTATTTAACCATTCGGCGATACTGAGACGGTCCAGGGCTTGACCATTGTGGGGGTTTTTATAGGTCACCGATCCATCCCCGGTAAGGGTTGCAAGATCTTTCAGAATAAGCGCAGCGACCGGACGAAAATTTTCTACGATCTCGGTATAGGGCACAGAACGGTTTTCAAAGTAATAAACATCCGAGACCAAGTTATCATCGGCCTTATGGACATCGATCAGTGTAAGTCCTAGTTCCTTAACCAGACGCCGAAGCGAGGTGTGGCTGGTATCGATGAACTCACCCCCCAGCTCTGCAATCTGGCCGTCAGGAAAGGCCTTACGCAACGTAAACATACGTCCTCCCACCCGGGTATCTGCCTCTAGCACACGGGCCTGGATCCCCGCTTGCTGAAGTCGATAAGCACAGGTCAGTCCGGCACAACCTGCACCCACAATGACAACCCGGGGACCCTCGGCGGCCATTACCGAAAATTCTGGAAACACTTTATCCACCACTATCCCGGCTACGACGGCGGTGGCTGTTTGAAGGAACCGACGGCGACTCCATTGAACCTCGGCAATCTGTTCAAGCCCCTCCGTTGTGGAAATACCTTTCGTTTCAAAGTATGCGGCAAGTTTTAAAGCACGTTGAATTTTAGAAAAAAGTTGGGTTCTGGCCATGACCAATCCTCCAAATCGATGGGTAAAAAAGCGGCCTCTTTTACACGGCCTCTTCCATATCCAAAAGGTCAAAATCGGTTACCACACGACTGACGCGTCCATCCGGGCCGTATCCCAGGTAGGTTGCATAAAAACCATCTCCAAAGCCCGACGAAAAGGCTATGAGATTTGCTCCATTGGAAGGATTCATACATATATTCATCCAAGACCAGGAGGGAAGGTAGGTTTTTTCAAACTCCGAAATTAACCTTTCCCGATAGCCCTCTTCATGTTCTAATTTTTCCATAAGTATCTGAGCCGTTTCTGCATCCATAAAACATCCCATTTCCGAATCAACCCCATAACCAAATATCTCCCTTTCCCTCAGGGAGCCCAGATCCTGACCCGGAATTGTAGCCATTTCCCATCGTACGGGCATCTCAGAACCTGTCTGGATCATAGCACAGACAACCCTCTCATCCCCGGTATCCAGGAAATGGGCAACGCTTAAAATAACCGGATAAGAACCCGGTCTAAAACTTACCGTAAAGGGTTTGGGCTCCGGACAAACCAGGGGATCACAGGCAACTAACTTGCCTGAAGTCAAAACCAGCTCCCCAATGGGATGACATTTTAAAAGGATTTCTTCATCTGCAACCACTATTTTTTGACCATCCTGAAAGGCCTTGGAAAAGTCGGGATGTTTCATAGGTTATCCTCCAAACATCATCAAACAGATAACGTATAGCCGGGGTTTACCTCTAGATTTGTCGTCATTATAAAAATTAATGAGAAGGATGCAAGGGGAAAATGCCGGGAATCGAAAGAAAGAATTCTCAAGCTAAAGATTTCTCTTCCTCAACCAGCTTGATTCAAACGATCCAAAGAAATAACTTGACGGAGTATTCCTCCGACAGATATATAACAGATAGATAAAAGCTATACTTTCAAGGTTTAATTTTGCAAAAATAACGATTAGAGAAAACGGACTAAAGTATCCGGCTTCGATTTAGTCGTCAGCGAGAAGGGAGGAGAGTCAGTATGCATAAAGATGTTGTCATTATCGGAGGAGCCCGGACCCCTTTCGGGAAATTCTTGGGAAGTCTCAAAGATATAGACTCTGTAGAGCTGGCCACCGTAGCCTCTAAGGAAGCCATGAGGCGGGCTCGAATCACACCGGATCGGATTGATCATGTGGTCTTTGGGAATGTTATTCAAACCCATAAAGGATCTATTTATTTAGCCAGACACATCGGCTTAAAATCGGGGGTTCCGATTTCAACTCCGGCCCTTACCGTAAACCGACTGTGTGGTTCCGGTTTACAGGCCATAGTTTATGGAGCCCAATTGCTTTTGTTAGGTGAAGCAACCTTTGTACTGGCGGGTGGAACGGAAAATATGAGTCAGGCCCCCTATGTTTTACGTGGAGCTCGGGAAGGCTTCAGACTCTCATTTGCCGGAAATGAGCCGGTATTGCAGGATTCTCTAGGAGACGCTTTGGTAGACACATACCACGATACGCCCATGGCCATCACGGCTGAAAACTTAGCACAGAAATATCAAATCACCCGACAGGAAGTAGATGAATTTGCTTTGCGGAGCCAGATGAAAGCCCGGGCGGCTATTATGGAAGGAAGACTTAAGGAAGAGATCGTCCCCATGGAGATAACGGACAAAAAAGGACGGACCTCTATTTTTGACACCGATGAACATCCCCGTATGGATACCACCCTGGAAGGACTTTTGAAATTACCTCCGGTATTTAAAAAAGACGGATGTGTGACGGCGGGTAATGCAAGTGGCATCTGTGAC from Candidatus Limnocylindrales bacterium encodes:
- a CDS encoding gluconeogenesis factor YvcK family protein, with the translated sequence MALKKVVSLGGSSGPRLVFESIGSFPDIQLTAIVATTDTGSSTGIIRKNFSIPAPGDLRATLALMADPPEAYKLLKELFEYRLQPSLSTDLRNMAFGNLFITALAELLGDFDGAIQWLHQFLQVRGKVLPVSLQSTHICAELEDGSIVKGEYSIRQPHKPPIKRIFLEDPEAKANPACLEALHTADLIVIGPGCLYTSQIACLVFPGIVEAIQKSSAKKVYICNTTTYPGQTDGFTCLRHVEEIMAYLGKNVLHYALINQGTPSQEVLDLYAQEGCMFMDLTPEMRDQIQKLNIRILSGYLLEPERKEKRKLHKLDTIRLDPGKVGLLLYQILTCKE
- a CDS encoding D-2-hydroxyacid dehydrogenase, which translates into the protein MKFLIYPAIDEKSLQEIQSVSKEVEVLNIQEEEKALEVMDEVDAMYGTITPALLAKAKKLRWIQTPIAGLEHYMFPALVESDVILTNMQGIYSDHIADHVMGYILCFARGFHIYLRRQLQRKWQGGVPVIHLADQTLGIIGLGGIGTEVARRGATSGMRVLAVDAIKKRKPRFVKALWGLDKLSRLLAESDFVVVCVPQTPETVKMIGMAQFRQMKKTAYFINVGRGVVVDLAALTTALQNGEIAGAGLDVFEIEPLPSHHPLWGMENVIITPHTAGEDPHTAERRIHVVKENLQRFMGGEPLKNIVDKKRWF
- a CDS encoding gamma-glutamylcyclotransferase family protein, with the translated sequence MERQGFYPPESHYFFFYGTLCRRGSNFKKYAYDALTIQEARTLGELYRLPQGYPVLLPGSTGYVYGEVMTFPDTRKTLERLDELEEYNEKDPEGSYYLRVLKDVEILETGEHLQAWCYLFPESRRRELEKIAVRLPTGYWDPTEL
- a CDS encoding NAD(P)/FAD-dependent oxidoreductase, producing MARTQLFSKIQRALKLAAYFETKGISTTEGLEQIAEVQWSRRRFLQTATAVVAGIVVDKVFPEFSVMAAEGPRVVIVGAGCAGLTCAYRLQQAGIQARVLEADTRVGGRMFTLRKAFPDGQIAELGGEFIDTSHTSLRRLVKELGLTLIDVHKADDNLVSDVYYFENRSVPYTEIVENFRPVAALILKDLATLTGDGSVTYKNPHNGQALDRLSIAEWLNTRGVTGVIGSLLEVAYLGEYGLEVDEQSALNLLFLIGTDPDHFKLFGESDERFHIAEGNDSVPKQLAQRLRRPIEFETRLEAIRQLANGTYRLTVNQAGKAKDITADEVVLAIPFTMLRQVNIQVPLPPVKRLAIETLGYGTNAKIIAGFSQRIWQMAGSNGSTFSDLSYQSSWDTSRGQAGKHGILTNFVGGKRGITVGKGTPQEQAADFVSQINKIFPGATTAYTGQAARYHWPTAPFVEGSYACYRPGQYTTLAGAEMEPVKGLHFAGEHTSLDFQGFMNGATESGERAAKEVLSRVLRRRVR
- a CDS encoding DUF4241 domain-containing protein — its product is MKHPDFSKAFQDGQKIVVADEEILLKCHPIGELVLTSGKLVACDPLVCPEPKPFTVSFRPGSYPVILSVAHFLDTGDERVVCAMIQTGSEMPVRWEMATIPGQDLGSLREREIFGYGVDSEMGCFMDAETAQILMEKLEHEEGYRERLISEFEKTYLPSWSWMNICMNPSNGANLIAFSSGFGDGFYATYLGYGPDGRVSRVVTDFDLLDMEEAV
- a CDS encoding acetyl-CoA C-acetyltransferase, with the protein product MHKDVVIIGGARTPFGKFLGSLKDIDSVELATVASKEAMRRARITPDRIDHVVFGNVIQTHKGSIYLARHIGLKSGVPISTPALTVNRLCGSGLQAIVYGAQLLLLGEATFVLAGGTENMSQAPYVLRGAREGFRLSFAGNEPVLQDSLGDALVDTYHDTPMAITAENLAQKYQITRQEVDEFALRSQMKARAAIMEGRLKEEIVPMEITDKKGRTSIFDTDEHPRMDTTLEGLLKLPPVFKKDGCVTAGNASGICDGAAAVVLTTADIAEKEGLTPLGRLVNWGLAGVDPDIMGIGPADATRIVLKKANLSLKDLDLIEINEAFAAQYLAVEKELGLDREKVNVNGGAIALGHPVGASGARLALTLLYELRRREAKYGLASLCIGGGQGIAAIFERIS